From the genome of Peptoniphilus sp. ING2-D1G:
AGGTCTTAAGTACTTCGCCTTCGACTGCCATCCTCACGGATATCATTTTAGTTTTTATCATGTCCATGTCATAGGCATGAAGGGGTTGTCCGTATTCGAGCATTACAAAATTTGTTATATCTACTATGTTGTTTACAGGCCTTACTCCAGCAGCCATCAAATAGTCTTGCATCCAAAGCGGGGATGTCTTTATTTCAACATTTTTAACTCCTCTTGCATAAAATCTTGAGCAGTTTTCCGTTTCGATTTCTATTGCCTTGAAATAATCGACTATGTCATCTTCTTCATTTTTTATTTCAATCTCAGGTTCTACAAGTTTAGTATCAAAAGTAGCGGCCGCTTCTCTGGCCATACCTATGATGCTTAAGCAGTCCGATCTGTTGGGTGTTATTTCCAGCTCTATGATCTCTTTGTCTAAATCCAATGCGGAAATTGCATCCATGCCTATTTCAGTGTCCTTAGGAAAAATATATATACCATTCCTAAACTCTTTACTTATTACACTTGTATCAAATCCCAACTCTTGCAAGGAACACATCATTGCCTTGGACTGAACACCTCTGATTTCGCCTGTTTCAATCTCCAACCCACCACTTAAAGTCGCTCCTTTAAGGGCAACGGGGACAACTGCTCCCTTAATTACATTGGGCGCTCCTGTAACTATTTGAAGTTTTTCTTTGCCCACATCGACTTGACACACAACTAATTTATCAGCATTAGGATGTTTTTCTATGCTTTCAATTTTTCCCGTTACTACCTTTGATAATCCTTCGGATCTATCTTCTATTGATTCGACATGAGAACCGGTGTCGGTGATTTTATCTGCAATTTTTTTAGTATTTTCTTCTATATTAACATAATCTCTTAACCATTTAATAGGTAATAGCATATTGTCCTCCTTAAAATTGATTCAAAAATCTGTTGTCGTTGTCGAAAAGCAATCTGATGTCATCCAGTTTGTATTTAACCATTGCTATCCTGTCAATTCCCATACCAAAGGCAAAACCCGAATAAACATCAGGATCTATATCGCAATTTCTAAGCACATTGGGATGTACCATTCCACATCCGAGAAGTTCCATGCTCCAACCCGTGTTGTTACAAGCGCTACATCCTTTTCCACCACACACTGTACAGGTAACATCTACTTCTGCGCTGGGTTCTGTAAAGGGAAAATAGTGAGGTCTAAATCTCGTCTTCATGTTTTCTCCAAAAAAGCTTTTTACAAAATAATTTAGATATTCAAATAAATTTGCCATGGATATATTTTTATCCACTACCAGACCTTCCAGTTGATGAAACATTGGAGAGTGAGTAGCATCTACTTCATCAAATCTGAAAACTCTTCCTGAACATACCATTCTTATAGGAGCTCCATGTTCCTTCATCGCTCTTATTTGCACCGGAGATGTTTGAGTTCTCAGCAGAATTTTTTCATCTATGTAAAAGGTGTCACTTAAATCTCGTGAAGGATGATCTTTCGGTGCATTTAACAGATCGAAGTTATTTTCTACCGACTCAACTTCAGGTCCGTCATATACCATAAATCCCATATCAATAAATAAATCCTCAAGTTCTTCAATGGTTTTTACCAAGGGATGTTTGTGACCTATTAACATTTCTTCCTTATCAAGAGTTATATCTATTCTTTCATCTTTTAATTTTTCATTTAGCAGTTCTTGATTTAATTTTGTTGATTGAGCTTTTATGTCCCTCTCAATTTCAGTTCTTACTTCATTTGCAA
Proteins encoded in this window:
- the pheS gene encoding Phenylalanine-tRNA ligase alpha subunit (ATP + L-phenylalanine + tRNA(Phe) = AMP + diphosphate + L-phenylalanyl-tRNA(Phe); High confidence in function and specificity): MKDKLLDIKKRAINDLNNAKNLGDIESIRVNYLGKKGELTLILREMGKLSKEERPVIGAFANEVRTEIERDIKAQSTKLNQELLNEKLKDERIDITLDKEEMLIGHKHPLVKTIEELEDLFIDMGFMVYDGPEVESVENNFDLLNAPKDHPSRDLSDTFYIDEKILLRTQTSPVQIRAMKEHGAPIRMVCSGRVFRFDEVDATHSPMFHQLEGLVVDKNISMANLFEYLNYFVKSFFGENMKTRFRPHYFPFTEPSAEVDVTCTVCGGKGCSACNNTGWSMELLGCGMVHPNVLRNCDIDPDVYSGFAFGMGIDRIAMVKYKLDDIRLLFDNDNRFLNQF